Proteins from a genomic interval of Thunnus maccoyii chromosome 1, fThuMac1.1, whole genome shotgun sequence:
- the LOC121903140 gene encoding LOW QUALITY PROTEIN: interferon-induced very large GTPase 1-like (The sequence of the model RefSeq protein was modified relative to this genomic sequence to represent the inferred CDS: inserted 2 bases in 1 codon) yields MEKYKLVERIGKGRFGTANLVKSKEDGHQYVIKEIYGISRMSPEERQNVQKEVEVLANMSHPNIVQYKESFEEEGCLCIVMDYCEGGDLLEKINSQKGELFSEERILDWFVQICLALKHVHDRKTLHRDIKPQNIFLTKGGTVQLGDFGVSRVLNRTEELATTVIGTLYYLSPEICENKPYNNKSDIWALGCVLYDMCTLKPAAGSMKDILLKITRGSYPPVSDRYSQELRSLSAQLLKHDPTERPSVSSILEEPFLSCRIQRFLTPKIIVQEFGHDFLHKQQPVFLNFLSKLGLKKFYLNKLTLQSLLEINKNSIYDETVESLEEIPWCFLRKLSQINAECRNCTKLSNNDDDEDDDDDDEENNYLFDFGLVTADDSADNKVNPLDLIVALFLCADSFLQQEMALKMTMCQFSVPLLLPHGDNSQCSLMLWALRDIVKEWCPHDLSESRGFVEDNIVQANIPFFTFVRLKNCSLSKSRMLNHVLSRGQQNHNIFIHRDMEGGELKRIIANGLVEVCWYLPCGKKNLDIFPEPVAFANLRGDICESLAQFNFLYQVSTATFVFLDKVEENEHKILTSLQDVKSKLFLIVNRKDNSREDMMSVKTTVKELELPKSSVKIKDSKVNVAQFSEKLCVSIKTSLPDETPTLNIVNMVGKAVELGLSVDENRSYKQKKAVEEIMIDIEGRSIPDYKKQQLPLQGDKWKRLSQLEKEECRLKSGDSGLEQNKFQLQEKKQKIREEQSKQKLSKGMKSFIKTLSTSDKEDRDFFLKWMKLKFNTHSRRKLSELRKKFKEQCEKKDKNLIAELDQALMESSLGVEHYMREMGLIYEFSISGSRNTADEISRLPGLAAEMLLDGYPLELLDGDASNIPERWVTDVLMELHKKVGGKSRLLVLTVLGVQSSGKSTLLNTMFGVQFPVSRGRCTRGACMLFLKVGEDMKHDLNYEFIVLIDTEGLKSPDLAELEESYEHDNQLATFVIGLSDVTIINLTMENSTEMTDILQIAVHAFLRMRHIGKKPVCHFVHQNVAEVSAHENTITDRKHLLDQLNEMTQIAAEMEGQPSITAFTDVLDYDMDKNHWNIPGLWHGTPPMAAVNTGYSEIVADFKKNILTTVKTDQSNEVSQIPEFLEWMRRLWKAVKYENFIFSFRNTLVAQAYDNLCKEFSQWEWQFRKEILSWQTEAEMEILSSDNEADIQTWSILVESKKSEVSEKIATEERKMKEKLTNYYKKKYQNVNLIEKYKTDFFSSISSVAKEISNSVNNKLDYALELKISSKKVQDIQKEYRGRVEDEVMKLLSECKNSDKLSDEQLTHEFEKMWTEATKNVSGLKERDIAASVLKQLRRSFSNRNVDAKFQNIRDLKEFGKDRFKTRREHTDSWMKKAGNLWKGDADLQNFADSVIESCTRFVFDKAKTKTDYNDSFTRDLLEKMDESLDQSHKHHKTNTQFEFDLKLHMCGIASREFLKIHQKFLSDNDPRIQLQKYKNQYLSDFLDLYXNRDDCQRKANDFVQFCIKPAVEEYINRSLGINIVDEILTSCHSVEFSSRSFFQYNIQEELLQKDHFDSFVKYICNYEIYVKDWIFQHIQQQMSENKTLCKLEQKNLKVIVDKITAALEQATKGPDGFQLPDNNESITELISNMRKYLIKDISISEEAEKRTLFQIQSTCHPFINSLKMSIEDLKEQLQEEFSKSENITETLDKLPIKPQDELFKRVFGCGKQCPFCKVPCEAGGKDHKKHHAAVHRPQGLGGRSYDGTAKLVETLCTTDIQSERRFKNTETEGEWHPYKDYTKYYPDWHIPPDPSMETSDYWKFVLVKYNDRFAQEYKAKPADVPEAWRRITKEQALKGLKDAFNIK; encoded by the exons ATGGAGAAGTACAAACTGGTGGAGAGAATTGGGAAAGGTAGATTTGGAACGGCCAACCTTGTCAAATCCAAAGAGGATGGACACCAATATGTCATCAAGGAGATATATGGCATATCTAGA ATGTCACCTGAAGAGAGGCAGAATGTTCAAAAAGAAGTTGAAGTCCTCGCCAACATGAGTCATCCCAACATTGTCCAGTATAAAGAGTCTTTTGAAG AGGAGGGCTGTCTGTGTATTGTGATGGACTACTGTGAGGGAGGAGACCTCTTAGAGAAGATCAACTCTCAGAAAGGAGAACTTTTCTCAGAAGAACGA ATCCTGGACTGGTTTGTGCAGATTTGTCTGGCATTAAAGCACGTCCATGATAGAAAAACCCTCCACAGGGACATTAAACCACAG aacatatttttgacaaaaGGTGGGACTGTACAGCTCGGGGACTTTGGAGTTTCAAGGGTGCTGAACag AACTGAAGAACTGGCAACAACAGTCATAGGAACACTATATTACCTTTCACCAGAGATCTGCGAAAACAAAccatacaacaacaaaag tgATATTTGGGCCCTCGGCTGTGTTCTGTATGACATGTGCACTCTTAAGCCTGCA GCTGGCAGTATGAAGGACATACTTCTGAAGATCACCCGTGGCTCATACCCTCCTGTGTCTGATCGCTACTCCCAAGAACTGCGTTCTCTCTCTGCACAGCTGTTGAAACACGACCCTACAGAGAGGCCCTCAGTCAGCAGCATACTGGAAGAACCTTTCCTCTCCTGTAGGATACAGAGGTTCCTCACACCAAAG ATCATTGTCCAGGAATTTGGCCATGATTTTCTTCACAAGCAGCAACCAG TCTTTTTGAACTTTCTCTCCAAACTTGGACTGAAGAAATTTTATCTCAACAAGCTCACTCTTCAGTCTCTTCtggaaatcaacaaaaacagcatttatgaTGAAACTGTTGAATCACTGGAGGAAATACCATGGTGCTTTCTCAGGAAACTCTCTCAAATCAACGCAGAATGCAGAAACTGCACAAAATTATcaaacaatgatgatgatgaagatgatgatgatgatgatgaggaaaacAATTATCTCTTTGACTTTGGCCTGGTCACTGCAGATGACTCTGCAGACAACAAGGTTAACCCTCTTGACCTCATAGTCGCACTCTTTCTTTGTGCTGACAGCTTCTTGCAACAGGAAATGGCCCTCAAGATGACAATGTGCCAGTTTTCTGTCCCACTGCTGTTGCCTCATGGTGATAACAGTCAGTGTTCCCTGATGCTGTGGGCTCTGAGAGACATCGTCAAAGAGTGGTGTCCACATGATTTGTCTGAATCAAGAGGATTTGTTGAAGACAACATTGTCCAAGCAAATATACCATTCTTTACCTTTGTGAGGCTGAAAAACTGTAGTTTGTCCAAGTCACGGATGTTGAATCATGTTCTCAGTCGTGGCCAACAGAATCACAACATCTTCATACACAGAGATATGGAAGGAGGAGAACTTAAAAGAATAATTGCCAATGGTTTGGTCGAGGTTTGCTGGTACCTTCCCTGTGGCAAAAAAAATCTTGACATATTTCCAGAACCAGTTGCCTTTGCCAATTTGAGAGGAGACATTTGTGAGTCACTCGCACAATTCAATTTTCTTTATCAAGTGTCAACTGCGACCTTTGTGTTCCTGGACAAAGTTGAAGAAAATGAGCACAAGATTCTGACTTCTCTTCAAGATGTGAAATCCAAACTCTTCTTGATTGTTAATCGCAAGGACAACTCTAGAGAGGACATGATGTCTGTCAAGACAACAGTGAAAGAGTTAGAGCTACCAAAAAGCAGTGTGAAAATCAAAGACTCAAAGGTAAATGTTGCACAGTTTTCAGAGAAACTTTGTGTGTCCATCAAGACCTCACTGCCAGATGAAACTCCCACATTGAACATTGTCAATATGGTTGGAAAAGCTGTTGAACTTGGTCTATCTGTGGATGAAAACAGAAGttacaaacaaaagaaagcagTTGAGGAGATCATGATTGACATTGAGGGGCGAAGTATACCAGACTACAAGAAACAACAACTTCCTTTGCAGGGAGATAAGTGGAAAAGATTATCACAGTTAGAGAAGGAGGAGTGTAGATTGAAATCTGGTGACTCAGGACTTGAACAGAATAAATTCCAgctacaggaaaaaaaacaaaagattagGGAGgagcaaagcaaacaaaaactgtcCAAAGGAATGAAGAGTTTTATTAAAACTTTATCCACAAGTGACAAAGAAgacagagatttttttcttaagtgGATGAAACTCAAGTTTAACACACATTCACGGAGGAAACTGTCTGAGCTGCGCAAAAAATTCAAAGAGCAATGTGAGAAGAAAGATAAAAATCTCATTGCAGAGTTAGATCAGGCTTTGATGGAGAGCTCTTTAGGAGTAGAGCATTACATGAGAGAGATGGGACTCATCTATGAGTTCTCAATTTCTGGCTCAAGAAACACTGCTGATGAAATATCTCGTCTCCCTGGTTTGGCTGCTGAAATGCTGTTGGATGGATATCCTTTAGAGCTCTTGGATGGAGATGCTTCCAACATCCCAGAGAGATGGGTGACAGATGTGCTGATGGAGCTTCACAAGAAGGTTGGAGGGAAGAGCAGACTGTTAGTACTGACTGTGCTGGGTGTTCAAAGTTCAGGGAAGTCAACACTCCTCAACACCATGTTTGGTGTGCAGTTTCCTGTCAGTAGGGGCAGATGCACAAGAGGAGCTTGTATGCTTTTCCTCAAAGTTGGAGAGGACATGAAACATGACTTGAATTATGAATTCATAGTCCTCATTGACACAGAGGGTCTAAAATCTCCTGATTTGGCAGAACTAGAAGAAAGTTATGAGCATGACAACCAGCTGGCAACCTTTGTGATTGGTTTAAGTGATGTCACCATCATTAACCTCACCATGGAGAACTCAACAGAAATGACAGACATCCTGCAAATTGCAGTTCACGCCTTCTTGAGAATGAGACATATTGGTAAAAAGccagtttgtcattttgtgcatcAAAATGTTGCTGAAGTTTCAGCTCATGAAAATACCATAACAGATAGAAAACATCTCTTGGACCAGCTCAATGAAATGACACAAATTGCAGCTGAAATGGAAGGGCAGCCCTCTATTACAGCATTCACAGATGTGCTGGACTATGACATGGACAAAAACCACTGGAACATCCCAGGACTCTGGCATGGAACCCCTCCGATGGCAGCAGTGAACACAGGTTACAGTGAAATTGTAGCAGATttcaagaaaaatattttgacaacagtgaaaacagaccAAAGCAATGAGGTCTCACAGATCCCAGAGTTTCTAGAATGGATGAGAAGACTCTGGAAAGCAGTGAAATATGAGAACTTCATCTTTAGTTTCAGAAACACTCTTGTGGCTCAGGCCTACGACAACCTTTGCAAAGAGTTCAGTCAATGGGAATGGCAGTTCAGAAAAGAAATCCTCTCCTggcaaacagaagcagagatGGAAATCTTAAGTTCTGACAATGAAGCTGATATTCAAACTTGGAGCATTTTGGTTGAATCAAAAAAATCAGAGGTGTCAGAAAAAATAGcaactgaagaaagaaaaatgaaggagAAACTTACAAACTACTACAAAAAGAAATACCAGAATGTAAATCtgatagaaaaatacaaaactgacTTTTTCAGCAGCATCAGTAGTGTTGCAAAGGAAATCAGTAATTCAGTGAACAATAAACTGGATTATGCACTTGAGCTGAAAATAAGTTCAAAAAAGGTTCAAGACATTCAGAAGGAATACAGAGGCAGGGTTGAAGACGAGGTCATGAAGCTCCTGAGTGAATGTAAAAACTCTGATAAACTGTCTGATGAACAGCTGACACATGAGTTTGAAAAGATGTGGACTGAAGCCACTAAAAATGTGTCTGGCCTGAAAGAGCGAGATATCGCAGCAAGTGTCCTGAAACAGTTGAGAAGAAGTTTCTCAAACCGGAATGTTGATGCGAAATTCCAAAACATTAGAGATCTAAAGGAATTTGGGAAGGATCGATTTAAAACCAGACGTGAACATACTGACTCCTGGATGAAGAAGGCTGGAAATCTGTGGAAGGGAGATGCAGATCTGCAGAACTTTGCTGACAGTGTCATTGAGTCTTGCACACGGTTTGTGTTTGATaaagcaaagacaaagacagattaCAATGACTCTTTTACAAGGGATCTTCTTGAGAAAATGGATGAATCCCTTGATCAGagtcacaaacatcacaaaacaaatacacagttTGAGTTTGACCTGAAACTTCACATGTGTGGCATTGCCTCAAGGGAATTCCTCAAAATTCACCAAAAATTCTTGTCAGATAATGATCCTCGAATTCAGCTGCAGAAGTACAAGAATCAGTACTTGTCAGATTTTCTTGATTTATA AAACAGAGATGATTGTCAGCGCAAAGCAAATGATTTTGTCCAGTTTTGTATCAAACCTGCTGTGGAAGAGTACATCAACAGATCTCTGGGAATAAACATCGTGGATGAAATTTTGACAAGTTGTCATTCAGTAGAGTTCAGTTCCCGCTCCTTTTTCCAGTACAACATTCAGGAGGAGTTGCTGCAAAAGGACCACTTTGACAGTTTTGTCAAGTACATTTGTAACTATGAAATATATGTGAAGGATTGGATATTTCAGCATATCCAGcaacaaatgtcagaaaacaaaactttgtGCAAACTGGAACAAAAGAATCTGAAGGTGATAGTTGACAAAATCACAGCAGCCTTAGAGCAGGCCACAAAAGGACCAGATGGTTTTCAACTGCCAGACAACAATGAAAGCATCACAGAGCTCATCAGCAACATGCGGAAGTATTTGATTAAAGACATCTCAATTTCAGAGGAGGCTGAAAAAAGAACCTTGTTTCAAATCCAAAGCACATGTCATCCATTTATCAACAGCCTGAAAATGTCAATAGAAGACTTGAAAGAACAGCTTCAGGAGGAATTCTCAAAGTCTGAAAACATCACTGAGACTCTGGACAAACTTCCAATCAAACCACAGGATGAGCTTTTCAAAAGAGTGTTTGGTTGTGGAAAACAATGTCCATTTTGTAAAGTTCCCTGTGAGGCTGGAGGCAAAGATCACAAGAAGCATCATGCAGCTGTTCATCGACCACAAGGTCTTGGTGGACGCAGTTATGATGGCACTGCTAAGCTGGTTGAAACACTGTGTACAACTGATATACAAAGTGAACGtagatttaaaaacacagagactgAAGGAGAGTGGCATCCTTACAAAGACTACACCAAGTACTATCCAGACTGGCACATTCCTCCAGATCCCAGCATGGAGACATCTGACTACTGGAAGTTTGTACTGGTAAAATACAATGACAGATTTGCTCAAGAATATAAGGCCAAGCCAGCTGATGTTCCAGAGGCCTGGAGGAGAATCACAAAGGAACAAGCACTGAAGGGGTTAAAAGATGCCTTCAACATAAAGTGA